From the Deinococcus aetherius genome, the window GGGCAGCCGCAGTCCCAGCGCGCGTGCGGCGTGCAGGGCCCCCAGAGCCATGCGGTCGTTGGCGGCGACCACCGCGTCCGGGGGTTCGGGCAGCTCGAAAAGCTGCCGGAGCGCCGCTGCGCCGCTGGCGTACCCCCAGTCGCCTGCGACGACGTACCCCTCCTCCACGTCCAGGCCGCATTCCCGCATCCCGGCGTGATAGCCCGTCAGCCGGGACTGTGCCCCACGGTTGAGGGGCTGCGGCGGCCCGCCCACGAACGCGATGCGCTGGCGGCCCCGGCCGTGAACATGCCGGACGGCAGCGCGAACACCCTCGGCGTAGGTGGCCGCGACGTAGGGCAGCCCGCTCTCCGGCGCGTCGCGGTCGAGCAGCACCACCGGGTGCGGCCAGGCGGCGAGGAGACCCAGCACGTCGTCCGGCAGGTCGGATGCGAGCAACACCGCGCCGTCGATGCGCCGCTGGGTGAACATCGCTTCCAGCACGCGCAACTCGCCGGGCTCGCCTGACAGGAGCGTGTGAATCAGCAGGTCATGCTTGGCGGCGCGGGCGGCTGTGCTGATCGAGGCCTGGACGAGCGCGGCGTAAGGGTCCGGCTCGGGCTCCGGGGTGCGCTGGTACAGGATGCACGCGAGCGTGCGCGTGTGCGACCTGCGCAGGGAACGCGCCGCGAAGTTCGGTTCA encodes:
- a CDS encoding LacI family DNA-binding transcriptional regulator; amino-acid sequence: MKQVAEGAGVSPQTVSNVLNKSLLVKPSTRARVEEVIEQLGYEPNFAARSLRRSHTRTLACILYQRTPEPEPDPYAALVQASISTAARAAKHDLLIHTLLSGEPGELRVLEAMFTQRRIDGAVLLASDLPDDVLGLLAAWPHPVVLLDRDAPESGLPYVAATYAEGVRAAVRHVHGRGRQRIAFVGGPPQPLNRGAQSRLTGYHAGMRECGLDVEEGYVVAGDWGYASGAAALRQLFELPEPPDAVVAANDRMALGALHAARALGLRLPHDLAVTGFGDLDFARYLHPALTTVDLPVQDMARAAVQLLLNAVAGEVKSVTHRVLPTRLVVRQSA